In a genomic window of Chroicocephalus ridibundus chromosome 14, bChrRid1.1, whole genome shotgun sequence:
- the PRKAR1A gene encoding cAMP-dependent protein kinase type I-alpha regulatory subunit: MAASSSSSEEERSLRECELYVQKHNIQQLLKDCIVQLCTVRPERPMGFLREYFERLEKEETKQLLNQQKSGSRSDSREDEISPPPPMNPVVKGRRRRGAISAEVYTEEDAASYVRKVIPKDYKTMAALAKAIEKNVLFAHLDDNERSDIFDAMFPVTYIAGETVIQQGDEGDNFYVVDQGEMDVYVNNEWATSVGEGGSFGELALIYGTPRAATVKAKTNVKLWGIDRDSYRRILMGSTLRKRKMYEEFLSKVSILESLDKWERLTVADALEPVQFEDGQKIVVQGEPGDEFFIILEGTAAVLQRRSENEEFVEVGRLAPSDYFGEIALLMNRPRAATVVARGLLKCVKLDRPRFERVLGPCSDILKRNIQQYNSFVSLSV; encoded by the exons ATGGCAGCTTCTagcagcagcagcgaggaggaACGTAGTCTTCGGGAATGTGAACTTTACGTCCAAAAACACAACATCCAGCAACTTCTGAAGGATTGCATTGTACAATTATGCACAGTGAGACCTGAAAGACCCATGGGATTCCTCAGAGAATACTTTGAAAGATTGGAGAAG GAGGAAACAAAACAGCTGTTGAATCAACAGAAGTCTGGTTCACGCTCAGACTCACGGGAGGATgaaatctctcctcctcctcctatgAACCCTGTGGTTAAGGGTCGAAGAAGGCGTGGGGCCATCAGCGCAGAAGTCTATACAGAAGAGGATGCTGCATCTTATGTTAGAAAG GTTATTCCAAAAGATTATAAGACTATGGCTGCTTTGGCAAAAGCTATTGAGAAGAATGTGCTGTTTGCCCATCTTGATGATAATGAAAGAAG CGACATCTTTGATGCAATGTTCCCCGTCACCTACATTGCAGGAGAGACTGTCATACAGCAAG gtgATGAAGGTGATAACTTCTATGTCGTTGATCAAGGAGAAATGGAT GTTTATGTGAACAACGAGTGGGCTACCAGCGTTGGTGAGGGTGGAAGCTTTGGAGAACTTGCCCTTATATATGGAACTCCCCGTGCCGCAACTGTCAAAGCGAAGACGAATGTGAAGTTGTGGGGCATCGACAGAGATAGCTATAGAAGGATCCTGATG gGGAGTactttgagaaagagaaagatgtaTGAAGAATTCCTTAGTAAAGTATCTATATTGG AATCTCTGGACAAGTGGGAGCGTCTCACTGTAGCTGATGCATTGGAACCAGTACAGTTTGAAGATGGGCAAAAGATTGTGGTCCAGGGAGAGCCAGGAGATGAGTTCTTCATTATCTTGGAG GGCACAGCTGCAGTGTTACAGCGCCGatcagaaaatgaagaatttgtTGAAGTGGGCAGGCTGGCACCTTCTGATTATTTTG GTGAAATAGCTCTGCTGATGAACCGTCCCCGTGCTGCCACAGTTGTTGCTCGTGGCCTGTTGAAATGTGTAAAGCTTGATCGACCCCGATTTGAACGTGTCCTGGGTCCGTGCTCGGATATTCTCAAGCGAAACATCCAGCAGTACAACAGTTTTGTATCGCTGTCTGTCTGA